A window from Mycobacteriales bacterium encodes these proteins:
- a CDS encoding tetratricopeptide repeat protein, whose protein sequence is EEAIGHAQEAVRIRRDLVRRDPDTHQAALASSLHNLAKRLRSLGRTEEATRPAQEAAKIYRRASEARGARSLLPG, encoded by the coding sequence GAAGAAGCTATCGGTCACGCCCAGGAAGCAGTACGGATCCGCCGCGATCTCGTCCGGCGGGACCCCGACACCCATCAGGCCGCGCTGGCATCGTCATTGCACAACCTCGCCAAGCGGTTGCGAAGCCTGGGGCGCACCGAGGAAGCCACGCGACCGGCACAGGAAGCCGCGAAAATCTACCGCCGAGCCAGCGAGGCTCGGGGCGCCCGCTCGCTGTTGCCCGGTTGA